In Emys orbicularis isolate rEmyOrb1 chromosome 12, rEmyOrb1.hap1, whole genome shotgun sequence, one genomic interval encodes:
- the LOC135887034 gene encoding olfactory receptor 6B2-like, with protein sequence MAKLLLWNETLVTEFILLGFSESREVQILLFVLFLLFYLVALAGNTLLLITLSAERSLHTPMYFFLGNLSFLEICYTTNIFPCMLASFLTEAKSISFSGCMAQFYLFGSLGGTECLLLSMMSYDRYLAICNPLRYAAVMSRGMCLCLAAASWISGFVISLVSILFMSSLTFCGPNEIDNFFCDFSPLLKLACSDTYLFKKVSFFLSSTLTLVPFLLTVVSYIYILSAILNLPSTAGSQKAISTCSSHLIVVTAFYGTLIVMYVVPAADHSLDLNKVFSIFYTMVTPMVNPLIYSLRNREVREALKRLVGRKFASCWKEKSGKM encoded by the coding sequence ATGGCAAAGCTCCTCCTATGGAATGAAACGTTGGTCACGGAGTTCATactgctgggattttcagagaGCCGTGAAGTACAGATCCTACTCTTTGTGTTGTTTTTACTTTTCTACCTCGTAGCCCTGGCAGGAAACACCCTCCTGCTCATCACACTGTCTGCTGAGCGGAGCCTTCAtacccccatgtactttttcctggGTAACCTCTCCTTCCTGGAGATCTGCTACACAACCAACATATTCCCCTGTATGTTAGCCAGCTTCCTCACTGAGGCAAAATCAATCTCTTTCAGTGGCTGTATGGCCCAGTTTTATCTGTTCGGTTCCTTGGGTGGCACCGAGTGTCTCCTCCTGTCCATGATGTCGTACGACCGGTATCTAGCCATATGCAATCCACTCCGCTATGCAGCTGTTATGAGCAGGGGCATGTGCCTTTGCCTGGCAGCTGCCTCCtggatcagtggctttgtgattTCCTTGGTGAGCATTCTGTTCATGTCGAGCTTAACATTCTGCGGCCCCAATGAAATAGATAATTTCTTCTGTGATTTCTCCCCGCTCCTGAAACTGGCCTGCTCAGATACTTACCTCTTCAAAAAGGTCTCCTTCTTCTTGTCTTCCACTCTGACACTGGTCCCCTTTTTGTTAACGGTGGTGTCCTATATTTATATCCTATCTGCCATCCTCAACCTCCCTTCCACCGCTGGGTCACAAAAGGCCATTTCCACTTGCTCATCTCACCTTATAGTAGTCACCGCATTCTATGGGACTCTGATTGTTATGTATGTGGTACCAGCCGCTGACCACTCCCTAGATCTGAATAAAGTCTTCTCCATCTTCTATACCATGGTGACCCCCATGGTGAATCCCCTCATATATAGTCTGAGAAACAGGGAAGTACGTGAAGCCCTGAAGAGGCTGGTAGGTAGAAAATTTGCTTCTTGTTGGAAAGAAAAGAGTGGGAAGATGTGA